TCGTTGGCGCGTTGATGGTGTGGGGCTGGCACGAGCTGTCCTTCCTTACCGGCGCATCGGCAGGGCCGCGCCGCGGAATGGCCGATGCCGGACTGACGGGTGTTGCCCGCTTCCGTCAGGCCGCAGCGACAGTGATGCATCACGAGGTCGCCCTCGCGGTGACGGCGCTTTTGCTGATCTCCCTGTCTTGGGACGTGCCCAACCAGATCGGGGCGACGGTGTTCGTGCTGATGTTCGCGATGCGGCTGATTTCCAAGATCAACCTGTTTGTCGGCGTGCCCAATTCGACCTCGGAAATGCTGCCCGAACAGCTCTCCTACTTGAAGTCGTATTTCGGCCCGAGCCGGATGACCATGCTGCTCGCTCTGTCGATTGCGGGGATTGCGGGCGTGACGGTGTGGTTCGCCAGCCTCGCCCTCGCCGCCCCCGTCGGCAGCGCCGAGATGGTGGGTGCAAGCCTGCTGACCACGTTGAGCCTGCTCGGCGTGCTCGAACACCTTTTCCTTGCCCTGCCATTCCGCGACGGAATGCTGTGGGGCTGGGCCTACCCGCAGCGGAAGGCTGCGGCGCAGACCCATCAAGATTGAAAGCAAGATGATGACGACAGAGGGAACACCGATGGACTTCGAAGCCTATTTCGCCGGCGAGCTCGACACTGTGCGCGCTGACGGCCGTTACCGGGTGTTCACCGATATCAAGCGCCACCGCGGCCGCTTCCCGCACGCGACCCGCTTCGTCGAAGGCGAAACGCAGGCGGTCACCGTGTGGTGTTCGAACGATTACCTGGGCATGGGGCAGCACCCCGATGTGCTCGACGCGATGCACGAATGCCTTGATGAATGCGGCGCGGGTGCGGGCGGCACGCGCAACATTTCGGGCACCAACCATCATCATGTGCTGCTTGAGGCTGAGCTGGCCGACCTCCACAACAAGGAGGCCGCGCTGCTGTTCACCAGCGGTTATGTGTCGAACTGGGCGGGCCTTGGCACCCTGGCGAGCAAGATCCCGGGCTGCGTCGTTTTCTCCGACGCGCTGAACCACGCCTCGATGATCGAAGGCATCCGCCACAGCCGCGCGCCCTACAAGGTATGGCGCCACAATGACGCGGAGCATCTCGACGAGCTGCTCTCGATGTACGGCCCCGAAGTGCCCAAGCTGGTCGCCTTCGAAAGCGTCTATTCGATGGACGGCGATATTGCCCCCATCGCGGACATCCTCGACGTGTGCGAAAAGCACGGCGCGATGAGCTATATCGACGAGGTCCATGCAGTCGGCCTCTACGGCCCACGCGGCGGCGGGATTGCCGAGCGCGAAGGGCTGATGGACCGCATCACCGTGATCGAAGGAACGCTGGGCAAGGCGTTCGGCGTGATGGGCGGTTATATCGCCGCATCGGCGAATCTCGTTGATTTCGTGCGTTCTTTTGCCAGCGGTTTCATCTTCTCGACCGCCCTGCCCCCTGCCATCGCGGCGGGCGCTGCGGCCAGTATCAGGCACCTCAAGACCAGCAGCGCCGAGCGCGAGCTTCAGCAGGAGCGCGTGGCGCAGGTGCGTCGTTCGCTGGACATCATGGGCATCCCGCACCTCGACAACCCGAGCCACATCATCCCGGTGATGGTTGGCGACGCCAAGAAGTGCAAGATGATCAGCGACTGGCTGATGGACAATCACGGCATCTATGTGCAGCCGATCAACTACCCGACCGTACCGGTGGGGACCGAGCGTCTGCGCGTTACGCCGTCACCCGTGCACACCGATGGCGACATCGACCGGCTGATCAAGGCCCTGTCCGAGATCTGGTCGCATTGCGAACTGGCCCGGATGGAAAAAGCCGCCTGAGCCTTCCCGACTGATAGGATTGCAAGCTCTCCCTTGGACGGGAGTGAGGGCGGACGCCTTGGGGGAGGCGTCCGCCCTCTTTTGCGTTTAAGGTACGGCGTTGGCCGCCGCGCGAGCCGCTACGGCGCGGCCTCTAGCAGCACGATCCGGTCGGGCTTCGCGATCTGCACCGCCCCGCCCGACACGCGAACCACTTCGCCGCTGTAGGCATCGCGCAGCATCGCACCTTCAGCGAAGACCGTGCCGGTCCTGATCGTGACCGGCCCTTCCGATCCGGCGGTCATCGCCACCACCACCCGGTCGGCGATCCCTGCCTCGTCTAGGGTGCGGGCGAAGGTATAGGGCCTGAAGCCAAGTTCGTGATGCCGCCCCGCCCCGATGGCGGGATGTCGTGCACGGAATTTGCCAAGCTTCTGCCAGTGCCGGAGCATCGCAATGCCAGCCTCGGTTTCGACCTCCTGCCAATCAAACACCGAACGCAATGTCGCATCGCCTTTCGTTCCAGGAACAACGAGCGAGCGGGCGATCTCGTCACCATAGTAGATCTGTGCCCCGCCCGGCGCGAGCATTAACGCCTCGGCGGCTTCGAAATGCTTTTCGCGCGAGGGGTCGTGCGGGCCCATGTCATCATGCGACGCGAGATAGTTGAGCGTCGCCCGCCCGGCGAATGCTCCTGTCGCCAACTCGGCATCGAAGGCCCGGTAGAGTGCAGGCAGGGGCATTTGAAGATGGCCGGGAAAGCCCATGTTGATGGTGCCATCAAACCCGTAATCGCGGAAATCGACAATCCGGTCGCCATAGTCATAGGCCGCGCCGACCGAATGGCCATTAGCGAGCAGGCCGTGGTTGAACACCTCGCCAACCATGTAGAAGGGACGATCCCCGGCGAGCCGCTCGGGATTGAGTGCGCGCCAGTCTGCCAAGGCAATGGCGGCTTCCCGCTTGAGCAGGCCCCACAATTCGGGATCGACGTGCTTCGCCGTATCGACCCGGAAACCGTCGATCCCATAATCGCGCACCCAGTCTGTCAGCCATTTGACGAGATAGTATTTTGGCGCGCGCGGATAAGCTGTGCGCGCGAAGAAACTGTCGAGCTCGGCCAATTCACGCTTCAGCCGCCCTTCCTTGCGCCACTTGGCGACGAGGAAATCAGGCAGCGCCACGGGCGTTTCGCTGTCGGTGCGCATGTCCTGCAGGGTGAAAGACAGCTCGCAGTCGACCGTGCCGGCATAGCTCTGGTAATCGCATGGCGGTTGGCGGCGCACCCATGTTTCGGGCCAGCGCGGATCGAGAGGGGTCTCGGGGCCAGCATGGTTGGCGATGACGTCGATGATCACCCGCAGGCCCTTGCCATGCGCCGCCTTCACCATCGCGGCAAAATCGGCTTCGGTGCCGAGATTGGGGTCAACCGCTGTCCAGTCCTTGGGCCAATAGCCGTGATAGGCGTAGGTGAGCCCCCATTCGCCTTCGTCGACGAAGCCATGGACGTTCTCGATCACCGGTGTGGTCCAGATCGCGTCAACGCCGAGATCGTTGAACCAGCCCTGTTCGATCCGCCGGATCAGGCCCTTGAGATCGCCACCTTCGAAGCTGCGCAACGGCCCGCCATCGCGCTTGCGACCGACCATCTGGTCATTGGCGGGGTCGCCGTTGGCGAAACGGTCGGTCATCAGGAAGTAGACCGTGGTGGCCCGCCAGTGCGGATCGACTGAGTCCGCCTCGTCGGCCGTTTCGTCCTGAGCATGCAATGCAGCTGGCGCAATACTGACAGCAGCGGCCGCCGCCAGCGCAATCACCAGCACGCGTGACACAATGGAGCGGCGCATTCTTCTTCCCCTTGTCTCCCCGTCCGGGGCAAATTCGCGCCTGCCGATGAATGGGCGAGGCTGTCAGGCAGCACTCACTTCACCGGAATAAACCGCACCGCCACCCCGCCCGAGGCGGCGAGCCAGACCGCGAAGTCATCACCGCCGGTCACCACCTTCTCCTCGATCACGATGTCATAGGGGTTGTAATCCCAGTGCGCGTGCGGTCCGTCGCGGTAGATTTGCGCGCGGTATTTGCGGCCCTTTTCGAGGAAGCTCAGCGGCACTGACAGATCGCGAGGGCTCTCGTCGGTCACCGCGCCAAGGAACCATTCCTTCGACTTGCGCCCTTGCCGCGCCATCGCCACGAACTGACCGACCTCGCCCGCCAGCGCGATCGACTGCTCCCAGTCGGCCTCCACGTCCTTGATGAACTGGAAGGCGTCCAAGCGCTTCTCGTAGTTCTCGGGCAGATCGGCCGCCATCTGCAACGGCGAGTAGATCGTCACATAGGTCGCCAGCTGCTTGGCCAGCGTCGTCTGCGGTCGATTTGACGGATCACCGCGCGGCATGTCGGGGCGCACCGGGGGGCGCTCGTTGGGGCGCAGATCGAAAATCCCCGGCGTGTAATCGAACGGCCCCGCCAGCAGCGCGGTGAAGGCCAGCATCGCTTCATGGCTCGGCGGGTTGGGCGGCGAGCCCCAGGCGTTGAACTCCATGCCCCGCGCGCCCTCACGCGTCATCCAGTTGGGATAGGTGCGGCGCAGGCCCGTGTCCTTGACCGGTTCGTGCGTGTCCATCGCGATCCCGCGCTCCGCCGCCGCCTTGATCACGGTCAGGTGGTGGTCGATCATGCGCTGGCTATCGTAATATTCGTAGTGACGGATGCCCTTGTCATCCACCCACACCGCATCGCCCGCGTCGGAAACATATCCGGTCTTCACGTAGCGCGAGCCGATCTTCTTCACGAGATCAAGCCCTGCTTCGAGCTGCTTTTCGTAATTGGTGAGGTTGGCCGAGGTCTCGTGATGGACGATCAGGCTGACGCCCTTGGACGCCGCGTATTTGCTCAAGCCATCGATATCGTAATCGGGATAGGCCTCGGTGAAGCTGAACAGGTCGCCGTTGTTGAACCAGTCGCCGTCCCAGCCCTTGTTCCAGCCTTCCACCAGCACGCCGGCAAAGCCGTGCTTGGCGGCGAAGTCGATATAGCGCTTCGTCTCGGCGGTGGTGGCACCGTGGTACTTGTCGCTTGCCCAGGTGCGGTCGTTGATGTGCATCGCCCACCAGATGCCGACATATTTGCCCGGCTTCGCGTAGGAGACATCGCCCAGCTTGTTGGGTTCATTGAGGTTGAGAATGATGTCGGAATTGATCAGGCCCACCGCATCGCGCGCGATCTGGATGGTGCGCCACGGGGACTTGAACGGGGCCTTGGTCCTGACCTTCGGCCCGCCTGACCAATTGCGCAGGTTCGCCTGGAAATTGCCCGGCCGCAGCTGATCAAGCGACATCGCGGAATAATCGACCAACGCCGCCTCGTGGATCGAAAAGTGGATGCCGGTGGTGGTGCGGAAGGTCGAAGGCGTGTGCGCATCATCCACCTGCCCGGCGGGGGCGACGCGGTAGATATATTCGTTGCGGTTGAACTCGTCCGAGGGGGTGTACCACATCGTCGTTTTGTCGCCGACGCCGAACTGGGTCAGCTCCTCGACGATGGCGATATCGCCTTGTAGCGCGGGCTGCTCGGCGAGCTCGTAGCGGAAGCCGATCCCGGTATCGAAGGCGCGGAAGCGGACGGTCATCTGCCGGTCCGGCCCCTCGCTCGCCTTCAGGGTGACGGCAAGCTCGTTATGCTGGTCGCGCACCAGACGGCGCTCGCCCCACGGCTGCTCCCACGTGGTGTCGCTGCTGGCGCGGGTCGATGCGGCGATGGTGAGCCCGCGTTCGAAACCGTGGTGTTCGGCGAACAGCATCCCCAGACGCGAAGGGGCGATCACCTGCTCGCCTTCGAAGGCGACGGCATAGGTGGCAAGGCCGCCATCATCGCTGACCGTGACGGTGATCTTGCCATCGGGCGAGGCCACCGTCAGGCTTTCGGCGTGGGCCGGGGCGGCTGCCCAGGCGATAGCCGCCAGCGCGATGAGTGATTTCCAGTGCTTCGTCATCGTCCCTCTCCTGCGGCCACGGGGGAGCCGCCTCAATTGGTCTCTTGGAAAATCCGGTAGCCCCAGGCGGGCAGATCGAGCGTCTCGCTGCCTGCGAAGCTGGCGGGAGTGCCGGTCAGGGCATCGGTGTAGCTGCCGTGGTGGCGCGCGTGGGTGAAGGTGATGCTGCGCGCGCGGGGGCTGAGGTTGAAGACAGCGAACACGCGTTCGCCCTTGTCGCCACGCGTGAAGGCATAGACATCCGCTGTCGCGCTGGTCGGCACCTCGACCATCGGCGCGCCGAAGCGGCCATTGTGGAGCGCCGGGCTCGCCGTTTTGAGAGCGATCAGCTTGCGCAGCAGGGCGTCATGCTTGCCCTCGCGCCAGACGATGGGATCGCGCTCGAAGAACTTGAGCTGGCGGTCATTATCCGCTTCCTGCCCGTTGTAGATGAGTGGCAGGCCGCTGCCGGTGAAGGACAGCGCCATCGCCGCCTCATAGGCCGGACCGTAGATCTGCGCCGCCACGCCGTCCCACGAATTCTGGTCGTGGTTCTCGGTATAGACCATGCGCATCGCCGCGCGCGGCCAGGTTTCGGACTGTCCGGCGTAGTAACCGCGCATCGGCCCCGCCCCGCTGCCATCCTTCACAAGCCGCTGCATCGCCTCCTTCCAGCCCCAGCCATAGGTCGCATCGAAGGCGCGGGCATGGAGATCGCGCTGCTCCCATTCGGCGAGCATGAAGACAGGTTTCACCTTGTTGAGTTCCGCGCGGGCGGTCTCCCAGAAATCGGTCGGGACATATCCCGCCACGTCGGCGCGGTACCCGTCGATGCCGAAATCCCGCACCCAGTAGACAAGACTTTCGGTCATGTACTGGCGCAGGGCGGGCTGGCTGTAATCGAAATCCGCAACGTCCGACCAGTCGGTCCCGGCCGGGCTGGTCAGCGCGCCTTCGGGGG
This DNA window, taken from Porphyrobacter sp. ULC335, encodes the following:
- the puhE gene encoding putative photosynthetic complex assembly protein PuhE; translated protein: MPFIVTVAIWFVATGLIAWADNRERATFSTSLLIGSVAGIAGLVVILVAAVSAEVWAVYLAFVGALMVWGWHELSFLTGASAGPRRGMADAGLTGVARFRQAAATVMHHEVALAVTALLLISLSWDVPNQIGATVFVLMFAMRLISKINLFVGVPNSTSEMLPEQLSYLKSYFGPSRMTMLLALSIAGIAGVTVWFASLALAAPVGSAEMVGASLLTTLSLLGVLEHLFLALPFRDGMLWGWAYPQRKAAAQTHQD
- the hemA gene encoding 5-aminolevulinate synthase; its protein translation is MDFEAYFAGELDTVRADGRYRVFTDIKRHRGRFPHATRFVEGETQAVTVWCSNDYLGMGQHPDVLDAMHECLDECGAGAGGTRNISGTNHHHVLLEAELADLHNKEAALLFTSGYVSNWAGLGTLASKIPGCVVFSDALNHASMIEGIRHSRAPYKVWRHNDAEHLDELLSMYGPEVPKLVAFESVYSMDGDIAPIADILDVCEKHGAMSYIDEVHAVGLYGPRGGGIAEREGLMDRITVIEGTLGKAFGVMGGYIAASANLVDFVRSFASGFIFSTALPPAIAAGAAASIRHLKTSSAERELQQERVAQVRRSLDIMGIPHLDNPSHIIPVMVGDAKKCKMISDWLMDNHGIYVQPINYPTVPVGTERLRVTPSPVHTDGDIDRLIKALSEIWSHCELARMEKAA
- a CDS encoding alpha-amylase family glycosyl hydrolase, with the protein product MRRSIVSRVLVIALAAAAAVSIAPAALHAQDETADEADSVDPHWRATTVYFLMTDRFANGDPANDQMVGRKRDGGPLRSFEGGDLKGLIRRIEQGWFNDLGVDAIWTTPVIENVHGFVDEGEWGLTYAYHGYWPKDWTAVDPNLGTEADFAAMVKAAHGKGLRVIIDVIANHAGPETPLDPRWPETWVRRQPPCDYQSYAGTVDCELSFTLQDMRTDSETPVALPDFLVAKWRKEGRLKRELAELDSFFARTAYPRAPKYYLVKWLTDWVRDYGIDGFRVDTAKHVDPELWGLLKREAAIALADWRALNPERLAGDRPFYMVGEVFNHGLLANGHSVGAAYDYGDRIVDFRDYGFDGTINMGFPGHLQMPLPALYRAFDAELATGAFAGRATLNYLASHDDMGPHDPSREKHFEAAEALMLAPGGAQIYYGDEIARSLVVPGTKGDATLRSVFDWQEVETEAGIAMLRHWQKLGKFRARHPAIGAGRHHELGFRPYTFARTLDEAGIADRVVVAMTAGSEGPVTIRTGTVFAEGAMLRDAYSGEVVRVSGGAVQIAKPDRIVLLEAAP
- a CDS encoding glycoside hydrolase family 97 protein, which produces MTKHWKSLIALAAIAWAAAPAHAESLTVASPDGKITVTVSDDGGLATYAVAFEGEQVIAPSRLGMLFAEHHGFERGLTIAASTRASSDTTWEQPWGERRLVRDQHNELAVTLKASEGPDRQMTVRFRAFDTGIGFRYELAEQPALQGDIAIVEELTQFGVGDKTTMWYTPSDEFNRNEYIYRVAPAGQVDDAHTPSTFRTTTGIHFSIHEAALVDYSAMSLDQLRPGNFQANLRNWSGGPKVRTKAPFKSPWRTIQIARDAVGLINSDIILNLNEPNKLGDVSYAKPGKYVGIWWAMHINDRTWASDKYHGATTAETKRYIDFAAKHGFAGVLVEGWNKGWDGDWFNNGDLFSFTEAYPDYDIDGLSKYAASKGVSLIVHHETSANLTNYEKQLEAGLDLVKKIGSRYVKTGYVSDAGDAVWVDDKGIRHYEYYDSQRMIDHHLTVIKAAAERGIAMDTHEPVKDTGLRRTYPNWMTREGARGMEFNAWGSPPNPPSHEAMLAFTALLAGPFDYTPGIFDLRPNERPPVRPDMPRGDPSNRPQTTLAKQLATYVTIYSPLQMAADLPENYEKRLDAFQFIKDVEADWEQSIALAGEVGQFVAMARQGRKSKEWFLGAVTDESPRDLSVPLSFLEKGRKYRAQIYRDGPHAHWDYNPYDIVIEEKVVTGGDDFAVWLAASGGVAVRFIPVK
- a CDS encoding alpha-amylase family glycosyl hydrolase, coding for MRIATALLASALAANPALAEPDYAPRDVVEATNAEWTRDAVLYQLNTRQFTSEGTFKAAQTQLPRLAAMGVDIIWLMPIHPIGEANRKGSLGSPYAVRDYRAVNPELGTEAEFRAFVDEAHRLGLKVILDWVANHSAYDNPLTLSHPEWYTRTPEGALTSPAGTDWSDVADFDYSQPALRQYMTESLVYWVRDFGIDGYRADVAGYVPTDFWETARAELNKVKPVFMLAEWEQRDLHARAFDATYGWGWKEAMQRLVKDGSGAGPMRGYYAGQSETWPRAAMRMVYTENHDQNSWDGVAAQIYGPAYEAAMALSFTGSGLPLIYNGQEADNDRQLKFFERDPIVWREGKHDALLRKLIALKTASPALHNGRFGAPMVEVPTSATADVYAFTRGDKGERVFAVFNLSPRARSITFTHARHHGSYTDALTGTPASFAGSETLDLPAWGYRIFQETN